From Scophthalmus maximus strain ysfricsl-2021 chromosome 14, ASM2237912v1, whole genome shotgun sequence, one genomic window encodes:
- the rabl3 gene encoding rab-like protein 3 isoform X2 gives MASLDRVKVLVLGDSGVGKSSLVHLLCQNQVLGNPSWTVGCSVDVRAQDYKEGTPEEKTYYIELWDVGGSVGCASSIKSTRAVFYNSVNGIILVHDLTNKKSSQNLYRWSLEALNKDSSPTGVIVSNGDYDREQFAENPVPLLLIGTKFDQIPDNKRNEVLTRTAFLSEDFNAEEINLDCTNPRYLAAGTSNAVKLSRFFDKVIEKRYFTRDPSQMTGFTDRKRFNFKSLHYD, from the exons tCTTGACAGAGTAAAAGTGTTAGTTTTAGGAGATTCCG GCGTGGGCAAATCGTCCTTGGTCCATCTCCTGTGTCAGAATCAGGTGCTAGGAAATCCCTCGTGGACCGTTGGCTGCTCGGTGGACGTCCGG GCTCAAGACTATAAAGAGGGAACCCCGGAGGAGAAAACCTACTACATCGAACTCTGGGATGTCGGAGGATCTGTGGGCTGTGCCAGCAGTATCAAAAGCACCAGAGCGGTCTTCTACAATTCAGTTAATG GAATCATATTGGTACATGATTTGACAAATAAGAAATCCTCTCAGAACCTTTACCGTTGGTCACTAGAAGCTCTGAATAAGGATTCCTCCCCAACAGGAGTCATTGTCTCAAATGG TGACTACGACAGAGAGCAGTTTGCCGAGAACCCCGTGCCTCTGCTGCTAATTGGCACCAAGTTCGACCAGATCCCAGACAACAAACGCAATGAAGTCCTCACCCGAACGGCCTTCCTCTCCGAAGACTTCAACGCAGAGGAGATCAATCTC gactgCACGAACCCGAGGTACCTTGCTGCAGGCACATCCAATGCGGTCAAGCTAAGCAGGTTTTTCGACAAG GTAATAGAGAAGAGATATTTCACAAGAGATCCAAGTCAG ATGACGGgtttcacagacagaaaacgGTTCAACTTCAAAAGTTTGCACTATGACTGA
- the rabl3 gene encoding rab-like protein 3 isoform X1, which yields MASLDRVKVLVLGDSGVGKSSLVHLLCQNQVLGNPSWTVGCSVDVRAQDYKEGTPEEKTYYIELWDVGGSVGCASSIKSTRAVFYNSVNGIILVHDLTNKKSSQNLYRWSLEALNKDSSPTGVIVSNGSDYDREQFAENPVPLLLIGTKFDQIPDNKRNEVLTRTAFLSEDFNAEEINLDCTNPRYLAAGTSNAVKLSRFFDKVIEKRYFTRDPSQMTGFTDRKRFNFKSLHYD from the exons tCTTGACAGAGTAAAAGTGTTAGTTTTAGGAGATTCCG GCGTGGGCAAATCGTCCTTGGTCCATCTCCTGTGTCAGAATCAGGTGCTAGGAAATCCCTCGTGGACCGTTGGCTGCTCGGTGGACGTCCGG GCTCAAGACTATAAAGAGGGAACCCCGGAGGAGAAAACCTACTACATCGAACTCTGGGATGTCGGAGGATCTGTGGGCTGTGCCAGCAGTATCAAAAGCACCAGAGCGGTCTTCTACAATTCAGTTAATG GAATCATATTGGTACATGATTTGACAAATAAGAAATCCTCTCAGAACCTTTACCGTTGGTCACTAGAAGCTCTGAATAAGGATTCCTCCCCAACAGGAGTCATTGTCTCAAATGG cAGTGACTACGACAGAGAGCAGTTTGCCGAGAACCCCGTGCCTCTGCTGCTAATTGGCACCAAGTTCGACCAGATCCCAGACAACAAACGCAATGAAGTCCTCACCCGAACGGCCTTCCTCTCCGAAGACTTCAACGCAGAGGAGATCAATCTC gactgCACGAACCCGAGGTACCTTGCTGCAGGCACATCCAATGCGGTCAAGCTAAGCAGGTTTTTCGACAAG GTAATAGAGAAGAGATATTTCACAAGAGATCCAAGTCAG ATGACGGgtttcacagacagaaaacgGTTCAACTTCAAAAGTTTGCACTATGACTGA
- the LOC118320390 gene encoding granzyme B produces the protein MTMTQTLCILFVFQLLSPTGATESGIVGGKVSKPHSRPYMASLQFQGQHSCGGILIRKDFVLTAAHCKNGREDMTVVLGAHNLSKEENSQQHLQVAAYHPHPNYDGKQEYDIMLLKLKHNAKLNKYVKPIGLPKKDGKTPANVNCVVAGWGRTGAQEIASDVLRETTEKVQFSFECKKIWQKHFNTEHMICTKFDRKKGGICQGDSGGPLICNSKPQGITAFTCENECNNPKYPHVFTKLHFFLPWIKKILQE, from the exons ATGACGATGACACAAACgttgtgcattttatttgtttttcagttgctCTCTCCTACGG GGGCTACTGAGAGTGGCATCGTAGGTGGCAAGGTCTCGAAGCCTCATTCCAGACCCTACATGGCATCACTCCAGTTTCAGGGACAGCACTCATGTGGCGGGATACTCATTCGGAAGGACTTTGTTCTCACAGCGGCACACTGCAAAAATGG ACGTGAGGACATGACGGTGGTGCTAGGGGCGCACAACCTAAGCAAGGAAGAAAACAGTCAGCAACATCTCCAAGTGGCTGCTTACCATCCACATCCAAATTACGATGGAAAGCAGGAGTATGACATTATGCTTCTTAAG ttaaAACACAATGCCAAACTGAACAAGTATGTGAAGCCCATTGGATTACCCAAGAAAGATGGGAAAACTCCTGCCAACGTGAACTGTGTCGTTGCTGGCTGGGGCAGGACAGGGGCCCAGGAGATTGCCTCGGATGTACTGAGGGAAACCACGGAGAAGGTTCAGTTCAGCTTCGAGTGCaaaaaaatatggcaaaaaCACTTCAACACCGAGCACATGATATGCACCAAGTTTGACAGAAAGAAGGGAGGAATTTGCCAG GGGGATTCCGGCGGACCACTTATCTGCAACAGCAAACCACAGGGCATCACAGCTTTCACTTGcgaaaatgaatgtaataatcCCAAGTATCCCCATGTCTTCactaaattacatttctttcttccctgGATCAAGAAAATTTTGCAGGAATAG
- the LOC118320388 gene encoding UDP-glucuronosyltransferase, protein MREQLETDSECLNFLQNFKHPPPPHTHTHIHPPTHTYKANRHQQLLQVSLQDTEETMGSEVGFTSLGLVAWLCCLSLGPVEGGKVLVIPADGSHWLSMKILVKELNRRGHDVLVLVPENSLLIHDSASYKTETYQVSFTSGELDEMMSELKTGLFLKPPKITDLFVNVQRFVNFTSIQLKACEDLLHNQPLMRRLRGVGFDTVLTDPFVPCGSIVARVFSIPVVYFLRGLPCELDLKANQCPTPPSYVPVSYSGNTNIMTFPQRVKNVLMSVTELYTCRLLFGHYDQMVSRYLGEDITYKELLGDGAIWLLRYDFAFEWPRPLLPNMVLIGGINCAKGAPLPADLEEFVDGSGEDGFIVLTLGSMVPSMPEEKARRFFDAFRQIPQRVVWRHAGVPPEGVPTNVRLMPWIPQNDLLAHPKAKVFITHGGTHGIYEGICNAVPMLIFPLFGDQGDNVHRLVTRGVAESLGIYDVTTEKLLAALNKIIHDKSYKERIAALSQIHLDRPVPPLELAVFWTEFVMRHKGAAHLKVAAHDLNWIQYHSLDVIGIIVLTLLIVLWVTLKCCLFCVRKCYRKGTAKRKSE, encoded by the exons ATGAGGGAACAACTGGAGACGGATTCTGAATG CCTGAACTTCCTGCAGAATtttaaacaccccccccccccccacacacacactcacatccacccccccacacacacatataaagcCAACAGGCACCAGCAGCTCTTACAAGTCAGCTtgcaggacacagaggagacaatGGGCAGCGAGGTGGGGTTCACTTCTCTGGGGCTGGTGGCTTGGCTGTGCTGCCTCAGTCTGGGGCCTGTTGAGGGGGGGAAGGTACTGGTCATCCCCGCAGACGGTAGCCACTGGCTTAGCATGAAGATCCTGGTGAAGGAGCTGAACCGCAGGGGCCACGACGTCTTGGTGCTGGTGCCCGAGAACAGCCTGCTGATCCACGACTCGGCGAGCTACAAGACCGAGACCTACCAAGTTTCATTCACCAGCGGCGAGCTGGATGAAATGATGAGCGAGCTGAAGACAGGATTGTTCCTGAAGCCCCCGAAAATCACAGATCTGTTTGTCAACGTGCAGCGCTTCGTCAACTTTACCTCAATCCAGTTGAAAGCCTGTGAGGACCTGCTACACAACCAGCCGCTCATGAGGCGACTGAGGGGGGTGGGCTTCGACACCGTGCTTACGGACCCATTCGTTCCATGCGGCTCCATTGTGGCTCGTGTCTTTTCCATTCCAGTTGTTTATTTCCTGCGGGGACTTCCATGTGAGCTGGATTTAAAGGCTAACCAGTGTCCCACTCCTCCGTCCTACGTTCCTGTGTCCTACTCTGGTAATACAAACATCATGACCTTCCCGCAGAGAGTCAAAAACGTGCTCATGTCTGTTACGGAGTTGTACACGTGCAGATTACTCTTTGGCCACTATGATCAAATGGTCAGCAGGTATTTGGGAGAGGACATTACCTACAAAGAGCTTCTTGGTGACGGTGCTATCTGGCTTCTCAGATACGACTTTGCTTTTGAATGGCCCAGACCTCTCTTGCCGAATATGGTCTTAATCGGAGGTATCAACTGTGCAAAGGGAGCTCCCCTTCCAGCG GACTTGGAGGAGTTTGTGGACGGCTCAGGAGAGGACGGATTTATTGTCCTCACCCTGGGCTCAATGGTGCCCAGCATGCCTGAGGAGAAGGCTCGACGGTTCTTTGATGCCTTCCGGCAAATACCGCAAAGG GTTGTGTGGAGACATGCTGGAGTCCCGCCTGAGGGTGTGCCCACGAACGTCAGGCTTATGCCGTGGATACCTCAAAACGATCTCCTAG ccCATCCCAAGGCTAAGGTCTTCATCACTCACGGGGGTACCCACGGTATCTACGAGGGTATCTGCAATGCTGTACCCATGTTGATATTTCCACTGTTCGGGGACCAGGGAGACAATGTGCATCGCCTGGTGACGCGCGGCGTGGCAGAGTCTCTCGGTATCTATGACGTGACGACCGAAAAACTATTGGCTGCTCTAAATAAAATCATCCACGATAAAAG TTACAAAGAGAGGATAGCGGCGTTGTCCCAGATACACCTGGACCGCCCCGTCCCGCCCTTGGAGCTGGCTGTTTTCTGGACCGAGTTCGTCATGCGACACAAAGGAGCTGCACACCTGAAAGTGGCGGCGCATGACCTGAACTGGATTCAGTACCACAGCCTGGACGTCATCGGCATCATTGTCCTCACGCTCCTGATTGTTCTGTGGGTGACGCTGAAATGCTGCTTGTTCTGCGTCCGCAAGTGTTACAGAAAGGGGACTGCAAAGAGAAAATCTGAGTAG